One Ailuropoda melanoleuca isolate Jingjing chromosome 14, ASM200744v2, whole genome shotgun sequence DNA segment encodes these proteins:
- the SERPINB2 gene encoding plasminogen activator inhibitor 2: protein MEDLYVANAIFALNFFKHLANTSATPNLFFSPWSISSTMAMVYLGARGNTADQMAKVFQFDKVGAQKTPVTPENFLGCELMQQIRKGTYPEAILQAQAGATIHSAFRSLSSAINSSTGEYLLESVNKLFGEKSARFKEEYMQLSRKYYSTEPQAVDFLECAEETRKKINSWVKTQTKGKIPDLLPEGSVDGGTKMVLVNAVYFKGKWKTPFEKKLNGLYPFRVNMTQRKPVQMMYLHKELNIGYIGDLKTQILELPYAGDVSMFLLLPDEIGDVSTGLELLESEITYDKFMKWTSKDTLAEDDVEVYVPRFRLEERYELRSVLSGMGMEEAFSQSRANFSGMSNTNDLFLSQVFHQATVDVNEEGTEAAAGTGAILSGRTGHGGPQFVADHPFLFFIMHKISKNILFFGRFVSPEN, encoded by the exons ATGGAAGACCTTTATGTGGCCAACGCAATCTTCGCCCTCAATTTTTTTAAGCATCTGGCAAATACTAGTGCCACCCCGAATCTCTTCTTCTCTCCATGGAGCATCTCATCCACCATGGCCATGGTCTACCTGGGTGCCAGGGGCAACACTGCAGACCAGATGGCCAAG GTGTTTCAGTTTGACAAAGTTGGAGCCCAGAAGACCCCAGTGACCCCGGAGAACTTCTTGGGTTGTGAACTCATGCAGCAGATCCGGAAGGGCACTTATCCTGAGGCTATCTTGCAG GCACAAGCTGGAGCTACAATCCATTCGGCCTTCAGATCTCTCAGCTCTGCGATCAACTCATCCACAGGGGAGTATTTACTGGAGAGCGTCAACAAGCTGTTTGGAGAGAAGTCTGCGAGATTCAAGGAA GAATATATGCAACTCTCCAGGAAATACTACTCTACCGAACCCCAGGCGGTCGACTTCCTAGAATGTGctgaagaaaccagaaaaaagatTAATTCCTGGGTCAAGACTCAGACCAAAG GCAAAATTCCAGACTTGTTACCTGAAGGTTCTGTAGATGGGGGCACCAAGATGGTCCTGGTGAATGCTGTCTACTTCAAAGGAAAGTGGAAAACTCCATTTGAGAAGAAATTAAATGGGCTTTATCCTTTCCGTGTGAACATG ACTCAGCGCAAACCTGTACAGATGATGTACTTGCATAAAGAGCTGAACATCGGATACATAGGTGACCTAAAGACCCAGATTCTAGAACTCCCATATGCTGGAGACGTCAGCATGTTCCTGTTGCTTCCAGATGAAATTGGTGATGTGTCCACTGGCTTGGAGTTG CTGGAAAGTGAAATAACCTATGATAAATTCATGAAGTGGACCAGCAAAGACACGCTGGCCGAAGACGACGTGGAGGTGTATGTCCCCCGGTTCAGATTAGAAGAACGCTACGAACTCAGATCCGTTCTCAGCGGCATGGGCATGGAGGAGGCCTTCAGCCAGAGCCGGGCCAACTTCTCAGGAATGTCCAACACCAATGACCTGTTTCTGTCCCAAGTGTTCCATCAAGCCACTGTGGACGTGAACGAGGAGGGCACAGAAGCAGCTGCCGGCACCGGGGCCATTCTGTCGGGGAGAACTGGCCACGGAGGCCCACAGTTTGTGGCAGATcaccctttcctcttctttattaTGCACAAAATCTCCAAGAACATTCTCTTTTTTGGCAGGTTTGTCTCACCTGAAAATTGA